The Pseudochaenichthys georgianus unplaced genomic scaffold, fPseGeo1.2 scaffold_428_arrow_ctg1, whole genome shotgun sequence genome includes a window with the following:
- the LOC117442434 gene encoding endothelial zinc finger protein induced by tumor necrosis factor alpha-like has product MSPAASLHVQLASIMEVLANTAVAEICELVDSGLAVLQLEVSRSRKENEALRRKLRLVEIRAVRVTASGRTTAGGTALRTTAAGRTTTGGTALRTTACGTALPLSNARAAAHHQPGNGRRTGKTGGEAVRCGDPSEHNATRGTLAVGESIKVEDDELCSQTEPYRVDRHTEKEAPPPPTKQEVTKEVVSSSCQRSEVSEESDCLIFEPQLQHPPLITHNPLGEDPSCSYASNSVSATSDSNGFHLVTDEGSGQQGKQFFCTFCGKTLACLKNLKTHLRVHTGEKPFVCSLCGTRFSDSSNLKRHQNVHTGEKRYGCAHCGKRFAQSGSLKVHMSVHIDCKQFRCSFCGKTFISGSHLRRHVNEHVNEKRFEETLP; this is encoded by the exons ATGTCCCCTGCCGCGTCCCTGCACGTGCAGCTCGCCTCCATCATGGAGGTCCTCGCGAACACGGCGGTGGCGGAGATCTGTGAGCTCGTGGACAGCGGGCTCGCGGTGCTACAGCTCGAGGTCTCACGGAGCCGCAAAGAGAACGAGGCGCTGCGCAGAAAGCTGCGGCTCGTGGAGATCCGAGCGGTCCGGGTCACCGCAAGCGGAAGAACCACCGCAGGCGGCACCGCGCTGAGAACCACCGCAGCCGGCAGAACCACTACAGGCGGAACGGCACTGAGAACCACCGCATGCGGCACCGCGTTGCCCCTATCTAACGCCCGCGCTGCCGCTCATCATCAGCCTGGAAACGGCCGGAGGACCGGAAAAACTGGTG GTGAGGCGGTGCGATGTGGAGACCCCTCTGAACACAATGCTACACGGGGGAcg CTGGCTGTAGGAGAATCCATCAAAGTGGAGGACGACGAGTTATGTTCCCAAACTGAGCCGTACC GTgttgacagacacacagagaaggaagccccgccccctccgaCCAAACAGGAAGTAACGAAGGAAGTTGTCAGCTCTTcctgccagaggtcagaggtcagcgaAGAGTCCGACTGCCTGATATTCGAACCACAGCTCCAACACCCCCCGCTCATTACCCACAATCCTTTGGGGGAGGATCCCAGCTGCTCGTACGCCAGCAACAGCGTTTCCGCGACGTCGGATTCCAACGGTTTTCATTTGGTTACTGACGAAGGAAGCGGCCAGCAGGGGAAACAGTTCTTCTGCACTTTCTGTGGGAAGACTTTGGCCTGCCTGAAGAACCTGAAGACTCACCTGAGGGtccacacag GTGAGAAACCGTTCGTCTGCTCGCTCTGCGGGACGCGTTTCTCCGACTCCAGCAACCTGAAGCGGCATCAGAACgttcacacaggagagaaacgaTACGGCTGCGCTCACTGCGGGAAGCGATTCGCTCAGTCCGGGTCGCTGAAGGTCCACATGAGCGTGCACATCGACTGCAAACAGTTCAGGTGTTCCTTCTGCGGGAAGACGTTCATCTCCGGGAGCCATTTGAGGAGACACGTCAACGAACACGTCAACGAGAAGAGGTTCGAGGAAACGCTACCGTGA
- the LOC117442433 gene encoding uncharacterized protein, which translates to MLFRKPLVSRNTFFILVLFWLLRRLEPPEREFSTCNEITQSGRKEVYQVLTDALQKGSGWMASLRGVALQEQISIVLSALTTAAVQEICELVAEGYQALQTEIQRKHKENQDLKKKLILIESIVVRGVRAGIEPATEGRAVIEPANEDAQQPENNRGHTTAAGGGGAVLREELPDVVLIKDEDSDSNHSSEEDGKTSSTRDLVSRSVKRLWPGGEDADRKSSSEPPKPAKKNFPVYLVDSLEAGESLGSFSSHTDPNRPSFFSLTESPSGSPRTTLQMTDSPSSPRTLPPFPQFHQSGNLEDGDAFGLKMVSVSGSYSNESSGSAFDYEMRDQFSGAEGGKRLFCPVCSKTYATSQNLEVHMRIHTGERPFRCAHCGKKFTQSAHLKAHEHVHSGERPYTCTLCPRSFIVKYSLKLHMDRCHASGGEQNVMST; encoded by the exons ATGTTATTCCGGAAACCGCTCGtgagcagaaacacattttttattCTCGTTTTGTTTTGGTTGCTTCGCAGATTGGAACCTCCAGAGCGGGAGTTTAGCACATGCAACGAGATCACGCAATCAGGACGCAAAGAAG TCTATCAGGTGCTCACAGACGCGTTACAGAAG GGCTCTGGTTGGATGGCGTCTCTCCGCGGCGTCGCTCTCCAGGAGCAGATCTCCATCGTCCTGAGCGCTCTGACCACCGCCGCCGTGCAG GAGATCTGTGAGCTGGTGGCGGAGGGATACCAGGCTCTGCAGACGGAGATCCAGCGCAAACACAAGGAGAACCAGGACCTGAAGAAGAAGCTGATCCTCATCGAGTCCATCGTGGTGCGGGGGGTGAGAGCGGGGATCGAACCGGCAACTGAGGGGAGAGCGGTGATCGAACCGGCAAATGAGGACGCACAGCAGCCGGAGAATAACCGGGGACACACAacagctgctggaggaggaggagcggtGCTGAGGGAGGAG CTGCCCGACGTGGTGTTGATCAAAGACGAAGACTCGGACAGTAACCACAGCTCAGAGGAAG ATGGTAAGACGTCTTCCACCAGAGATCTCGTCAGCCGGAGCGTGAAGAGACTCTGGCCCGGAGGCGAGGACGCCGACAGGAAGTCCTCCTCGGAGCCGCCGAAACCAGCGAAGAAGAACTTCCCAGTGTATTTGGTGGATTCTCTGGAGGCCGGAGAGTCGCTGGGATCCTTCTCCTCTCACACGGACCCGAACAGACCCTCGTTCTTCAGCCTGACAGAGTCTCCCTCCGGCAGCCCCAGAACTACACTTCAGATG ACGGACTCTCCTTCCAGCCCCAGGACGCTGCCGCCCTTCCCTCAGTTCCATCAGAGCGGGAACCTGGAAGACGGCGACGCCTTCGGGCTGAAGATGGTCAGCGTCAGCGGCTCGTATTCGAACGAGAGCAGCGGCTCTGCGTTTGATTACGAGATGAG GGACCAGTTTAGCGGCGCTGAGGGAGGGAAGCGGCTGTTTTGCCCTGTGTGCTCGAAGACGTACGCCACCTCTCAGAACCTGGAGGTGCACATGAGGATCCACACCGGCGAGAGGCCCTTCAGGTGCGCGCATTGCGGGAAGAAGTTCACGCAGTCGGCGCACCTGAAGGCTCACGAGCACGTGCACAGCGGGGAGCGCCCGTACACGTGCACGCTCTGCCCGCGCAGCTTCATCGTCAAATACAGCCTGAAGCTGCACATGGACCGCTGCCACGCCTCTGGGGGCGAACAAAACGTAATGTCGACGTAA
- the LOC139433414 gene encoding probable inactive protein kinase DDB_G0270444, which translates to MFCLKTQESELESELEVELESELEVELEVELEVELESELESELEVELEVELESELESELEVELESELEVELEVELEVELESELESELEVELEVELESELESELEVELESELESELEVELESELEVELESELEVELESELEVELEVELESELEVELEVELEVELESELESELEVELEVELESELESELEVELESELEVELESELEVELESELEVELEVELESELESELEVELESELEVELESELEVELEVELESELESEVELESELEVELESELESELEVELESELEVELESELEIELEVELESELESEVELESELEVELEVELESELEVELEVELESELESEVELESELEVELESELESELEVELEVELESELESELEVELESELEVELEVELESELESELEVELEVELESELEVELEVELESELESELEVELESELEVELEVELESELEVELEVELESELESEVELESEVELESELESLLESVLESNLMTCGTATEL; encoded by the coding sequence ATGTTTTGCCTCAAGACTCAAGAGTCAGAGCTTGAGTCAGAGCTCGAGGTAGAGCTCGAGTCAGAGCTCGAGGTAGAGCTCGAGGTAGAGCTCGAGGTAGAGCTGGAGTCAGAGCTCGAGTCAGAGCTCGAGGTAGAGCTCGAGGTAGAGCTGGAGTCAGAGCTGGAGTCAGAGCTCGAGGTAGAGCTCGAGTCAGAGCTCGAGGTAGAGCTCGAGGTAGAGCTCGAGGTAGAGCTGGAGTCAGAGCTCGAGTCAGAGCTCGAGGTAGAGCTCGAGGTAGAGCTGGAGTCAGAGCTCGAGTCAGAGCTCGAGGTAGAGCTCGAGTCAGAGCTCGAGTCAGAGCTCGAGGTAGAGCTCGAGTCAGAGCTCGAGGTAGAGCTCGAGTCAGAGCTCGAGGTAGAGCTCGAGTCAGAGCTCGAGGTAGAGCTCGAGGTAGAGCTCGAGTCAGAGCTCGAGGTAGAGCTCGAGGTAGAGCTCGAGGTAGAGCTGGAGTCAGAGCTCGAGTCAGAGCTCGAGGTAGAGCTCGAGGTAGAGCTGGAGTCAGAGCTCGAGTCAGAGCTCGAGGTAGAGCTCGAGTCAGAGCTCGAGGTAGAGCTCGAGTCAGAGCTCGAGGTAGAGCTCGAGTCAGAGCTCGAGGTAGAGCTCGAGGTAGAGCTCGAGTCAGAGCTCGAGTCAGAGCTCGAGGTAGAGCTCGAGTCAGAGCTCGAGGTAGAGCTCGAGTCAGAGCTCGAGGTAGAGCTCGAGGTAGAGCTGGAGTCAGAGCTTGAGTCAGAGGTAGAGCTGGAGTCAGAGCTCGAGGTAGAGCTCGAGTCAGAGCTCGAGTCAGAGCTCGAGGTAGAGCTCGAGTCAGAGCTCGAGGTAGAGCTCGAGTCAGAGCTCGAGATAGAGCTCGAGGTAGAGCTGGAGTCAGAGCTTGAGTCAGAGGTAGAGCTGGAGTCAGAGCTCGAGGTAGAGCTCGAGGTAGAGCTCGAGTCAGAGCTCGAGGTAGAGCTCGAGGTAGAGCTGGAGTCAGAGCTTGAGTCAGAGGTAGAGCTGGAGTCAGAGCTCGAGGTAGAGCTCGAGTCAGAGCTCGAGTCAGAGCTCGAGGTAGAGCTCGAGGTAGAGCTGGAGTCAGAGCTTGAGTCAGAGCTCGAGGTAGAGCTCGAGTCAGAGCTCGAGGTAGAGCTCGAGGTAGAGCTGGAGTCAGAGCTCGAGTCAGAGCTCGAGGTAGAGCTCGAGGTAGAGCTGGAGTCAGAGCTCGAGGTAGAGCTCGAGGTAGAGCTGGAGTCAGAGCTTGAGTCAGAGCTCGAGGTAGAGCTCGAGTCAGAGCTCGAGGTAGAGCTCGAGGTAGAGCTGGAGTCAGAGCTCGAGGTAGAGCTCGAGGTAGAGCTGGAGTCAGAGCTTGAGTCAGAGGTAGAGCTTGAGTCAGAGGTAGAGCTGGAGTCAGAGCTGGAGTCGTTACTGGAATCCGTGCTGGAGTCCAACCTCATGACCTGCGGAACTGCCACTGAACTCTAG
- the LOC117442436 gene encoding histidine N-acetyltransferase-like, with amino-acid sequence MLQLPEAPSQEGLQFSGATEEDFDEIMGMSQGIHGGLDHLPTIYMDWLQETNRTVIVARKQGKIIAMESVFVIDDGETMLVQGLRVAPHERGKGVARVLQRFCSDLVKSKFPDVKVTRLTRDLLLPKDFQKYRLITKQGILLVRFRAEELKLRLSDLGLGDIQSSLSTSFKPPPVRLDNTAVRQLYLTSDRMHGVLPNTTIIQDWQPFKLLPSNMAILLKKDIDWMVDDVANPTVTSLCTFPFRVPIGDDWYYLNIDMFGTELDPIRQQFLCHLQRHTATLKGHVMCQVFLDPPLWKPMVEFCRNTLNVELVKEYTEQCVVESDVISGGGRRGVGDVGARKE; translated from the exons ATGCTCCAGCTCCCAGAGGCCCCGTCCCAGGAAGGCCTTCAGTTTTCTGGGGCCACTGAGGAGGACTTTGATGAGATCATGGGCATGAGCCAGGGTATACATGGAGGTCTCGACCACCTGCCCACGATATACATGGACTGGCTGCAGGAGACCAACCGCACCGTCATAGTGGCCCGCAAACAGGGAAAAATA ATTGCTATGGAGTCAGTGTTTGTGATTGACGATGGGGAGACTATGCTGGTGCAAGGTCTACGTGTCGCCCCTCATGAAAGGGGTAAGGGTGTGGCTCGGGTTCTGCAGCGCTTTTGCTCTGATCTGGTCAAATCCAAGTTCCCTGATGTCAAAGTAACCCGCTTGACCCGTGATCTGCTCTTACCAAAGGATTTCCAGAAATATCGCCTCATAACCAAGCAG GGTATTCTCCTGGTGCGCTTCAGGGCTGAAGAACTCAAGCTGCGTCTGTCCGATCTTGGTCTTGGAGATATTCAATCTTCTTTGTCCACCTCCTTCAAACCTCCTCCAGTGCGTCTCGACAATACAGCCGTCCGCCAGCTGTATCTGACCTCTGATCGGATGCATGGGGTCCTTCCTAACACCACCATCATTCAAGATTGGCAGCCATTCAAGCTTCTACCCAGTAACATGGCTATTCTACTGAAGAAGGACATCGACTGGATGGTCGACGATGTGGCCAACCCTACTGTGACCAGCCTCTGTACATTCCCTTTCAGGGTGCCCATTGGAGATGACTG GTATTATCTGAACATTGACATGTTCGGTACGGAGCTGGATCCTATCCGGCAGCAGTTCCTGTGCCACCTGCAGCGCCACACTGCCACTCTGAAGGGTCACGTGATGTGCCAGGTGTTCCTGGACCCCCCACTCTGGAAGCCCATGGTGGAATTCTGCCGCAACACCCTGAACgtggagctggtgaaggagtaCACCGagcaatgcgtggtggagtcagaCGTCATCTCGGGAGGTGGAAGGAGAGGAGTAGGAGACGTTGGAGCCAGAAAGGAATAA